A genomic region of Diachasmimorpha longicaudata isolate KC_UGA_2023 chromosome 17, iyDiaLong2, whole genome shotgun sequence contains the following coding sequences:
- the LOC135170539 gene encoding 3-hydroxyacyl-CoA dehydrogenase type-2-like, whose amino-acid sequence MKTDIKDVAAFITGGASGIGKAVAEMIVSHGGQVALVDIDDETGAAVADQLGPNALYVHADVLSEDEIRKALKLTQKKFGKINVLINSAAILGGEYFYDYATNTPQPLESCREVMEVNTIGVFNVMRLATSVMMEAPTDEDEQRGVIINLSSIAGYGVTDRIVYGASKAAVNAMTEPVARWLAPVGIRCVGIAPGVVDTPMIACWTQEVKTRMINGGMTPKRIGHPTEIAHIIKCVIENHYINAENIRIDTGFRSNNSCVPLSRVMQ is encoded by the exons ATGAAAACTGACATCAAG GATGTTGCTGCTTTCATCACCGGCGGTGCCTCAGGAATCGGCAAAGCTGTTGCAGAGATGATTGTGTCACATGGCGGTCAGGTTGCACTGGTGGACATCGATGACGAAACAGGTGCAGCAGTCGCTGATCAACTGGGACCAAATGCTCTCTATGTTCATGCTGAC GTACTCTCCGAGGACGAAATTCGCAAGGCACTGAAATTAACTCAGAAGAAATTCGGCAAAATAAATGTCCTGATTAACTCCGCGGCCATATTAGGGGGTGAATACTTCTACGACTATGCGACAAATACCCCCCAGCCCCTGGAGTCATGTCGAGAAGTAATGGAGGTAAATACGATTGGTGTTTTCAACGTGATGAGACTGGCAACATCGGTGATGATGGAGGCACCAACTGACGAGGACGAGCAACGAGGAGTTATAATAAATCTGAGCAGTATCGCTGGTTATGGTGTTACCGATCGTATCGTTTATGGTGCATCTAAAGCCGCTGTCAATGCTATGACAGAGCCTGTTGCCAGGTGGTTAGCCCCTGTGGGTATACGTTGCGTTGGCATTGCACCTGGAGTCGTTGATACGCCCATGATAG CTTGCTGGACACAGGAAGTCAAGACACGAATGATCAACGGTGGAATGACGCCTAAGAGAATTGGACATCCGACGGAGATAGCTCACATAATAAAATGCGTCATCGAAAATCATTACATCAACGCTGAAAATATTCGCATCGACACCGGATTCCGATCCAACAATTCTTGTGTACCATTATCACGAGTTATGCAATGA
- the LOC135170537 gene encoding protein kinase C and casein kinase substrate in neurons protein 1 isoform X1, with the protein MSHHSDDNMLIATSDSFWEPGNYKRTTKRIEDGHKLCDSLIALVQERAEIEKNYAKALKGWSKSWNEKIEKGPEYGTTEAAWKGSLVESDRLCDLHLRVKENLCDDIIQQVKTWQKDTYHKSMMTLKERKEMEDAFKKAQKPWAKLLQKVEKTKAEYHNSCKTERTAANMERNASADSSLSPDQQPPRATGSDNVKKMQDRVQKTKEEVQKAKEKYEASLQEINQYNPKYMEEMTQVFEKCQEMEAQRLQFFKEVLFGIHKCLNISQDPVLPQIYEEFYHTINNADFKKDLKWWSNNHGVNMAMNWPQFEDYTEEFREITKGSKSKEALPAGSITLINQRPVGEDLHDFPPVNNKAKAKPPSARVIPENNGEGKTDTLGSRKQSSEKNNHDGNTINRSSTITNGTNAKQESNPFDEEEWDEDGGEPLVDTGEPGVPVRALYDYEGAEADELTFKQGEVFEKLEDEDEQGWCKGRKDGRVGLYPANYVDVVSQ; encoded by the exons ATGTCACACCACAGCGACGATAATATGCTAATAGCAACCTCGGACTCCTTCTGGGAGCCAGGTAACTACAAACGCACGACCAAGAGAATCGAGGACGGTCACAAACTCTGCGACAGTCTCATTGCTCTTGTTCAGGAAAGGGCGGAGATCGAGAAGAATTACGCGAAGGCATTGAAGGGCTGGTCGAAGtcgtggaatgaaaaaattgagaagggCCCGGAGTACGGTACCACTGAGGCCGCATGGAAGGGCTCCCTCGTTGAGTCCGACAGACTGTGCGATCTCCACCTCAGAGTCAAAGAGAATCTCTGCGATGATATTATACAACAAGTCAAAACATGGCAGAAGGACACCTATCACAAG TCAATGATGACTCTGAAGGAACGAAAGGAAATGGAGGATGCATTTAAAAAAGCGCAGAAACCCTGGGCAAAACTCCTCCAGAAAGTGGAAAAGACAAAGGCTGAGTATCACAACAGTTGTAAAACAGAACGCACCGCTGCCAATATGGAGAGAAACGCCTCAGCGGACAGTTCGCTCTCACCTGATCAG CAGCCGCCACGAGCTACTGGCTCTGATAAC GTCAAGAAGATGCAGGACCGAGTGCAGAAGACTAAGGAGGAGGTGCAGAAGGCGAAGGAGAAATACGAGGCATCACTCcaagaaataaatcaatacaaTCCAAAGTACATGGAGGAAATGACGCAGGTGTTTGAGAAATGCCAGGAGATGGAGGCACAACGACTGCAATTTTTCAAGGAAGTGCTATTTGGCATCCACAAGTGCCTCAACATATCACAGGATCCAgt tCTTCCACAGATTTATGAGGAATTTTATCACACGATCAATAATGCTGATTTCAAGAAGGACCTCAAGTGGTGGTCCAATAATCACGGGGTCAATATGGCCATGAACTGGCCGCAATTCGAG GATTATACTGAGGAATTCCGTGAAATCACCAAAGGATCTAAATCAAAAGAGGCACTACCAGCTGGCTCCATTACCCTCATCAATCAGCGTCCAGTTGGAGAAGACCTGCat GATTTCCCACCGGTTAACAATAAAGCTAAAGCTAAGCCACCGAGTGCCAGAGTAATACCTGAGAACAATGGTGAGGGTAAAACGGATACGTTAGGATCGAGAAAACAAAgctcagagaaaaataatcatgatgGCAACACCATCAACAGATCTTCCACAATTAC AAACGGAACGAATGCGAAGCAGGAGTCGAACCCCTTTGACGAGGAAGAGTGGGACGAGGACGGAGGCGAGCCCCTGGTGGACACAGGCGAGCCTGGGGTGCCAGTCAGAGCTCTGTACGATTATGAAGGCGCAGAAGCTGATGAATTGACTTTCAAacagg GTGAAgttttcgaaaaattggagGACGAAGACGAGCAGGGCTGGTGCAAAGGGAGAAAAGATGGAAGAGTAGGGCTTTACCCAGCAAACTACGTCGACGTTGTATCCCAGTAA
- the LOC135170537 gene encoding protein kinase C and casein kinase substrate in neurons protein 1 isoform X4, with amino-acid sequence MSHHSDDNMLIATSDSFWEPGNYKRTTKRIEDGHKLCDSLIALVQERAEIEKNYAKALKGWSKSWNEKIEKGPEYGTTEAAWKGSLVESDRLCDLHLRVKENLCDDIIQQVKTWQKDTYHKSMMTLKERKEMEDAFKKAQKPWAKLLQKVEKTKAEYHNSCKTERTAANMERNASADSSLSPDQQPPRATGSDNVKKMQDRVQKTKEEVQKAKEKYEASLQEINQYNPKYMEEMTQVFEKCQEMEAQRLQFFKEVLFGIHKCLNISQDPVLPQIYEEFYHTINNADFKKDLKWWSNNHGVNMAMNWPQFEDFPPVNNKAKAKPPSARVIPENNGEGKTDTLGSRKQSSEKNNHDGNTINRSSTITNGTNAKQESNPFDEEEWDEDGGEPLVDTGEPGVPVRALYDYEGAEADELTFKQGEVFEKLEDEDEQGWCKGRKDGRVGLYPANYVDVVSQ; translated from the exons ATGTCACACCACAGCGACGATAATATGCTAATAGCAACCTCGGACTCCTTCTGGGAGCCAGGTAACTACAAACGCACGACCAAGAGAATCGAGGACGGTCACAAACTCTGCGACAGTCTCATTGCTCTTGTTCAGGAAAGGGCGGAGATCGAGAAGAATTACGCGAAGGCATTGAAGGGCTGGTCGAAGtcgtggaatgaaaaaattgagaagggCCCGGAGTACGGTACCACTGAGGCCGCATGGAAGGGCTCCCTCGTTGAGTCCGACAGACTGTGCGATCTCCACCTCAGAGTCAAAGAGAATCTCTGCGATGATATTATACAACAAGTCAAAACATGGCAGAAGGACACCTATCACAAG TCAATGATGACTCTGAAGGAACGAAAGGAAATGGAGGATGCATTTAAAAAAGCGCAGAAACCCTGGGCAAAACTCCTCCAGAAAGTGGAAAAGACAAAGGCTGAGTATCACAACAGTTGTAAAACAGAACGCACCGCTGCCAATATGGAGAGAAACGCCTCAGCGGACAGTTCGCTCTCACCTGATCAG CAGCCGCCACGAGCTACTGGCTCTGATAAC GTCAAGAAGATGCAGGACCGAGTGCAGAAGACTAAGGAGGAGGTGCAGAAGGCGAAGGAGAAATACGAGGCATCACTCcaagaaataaatcaatacaaTCCAAAGTACATGGAGGAAATGACGCAGGTGTTTGAGAAATGCCAGGAGATGGAGGCACAACGACTGCAATTTTTCAAGGAAGTGCTATTTGGCATCCACAAGTGCCTCAACATATCACAGGATCCAgt tCTTCCACAGATTTATGAGGAATTTTATCACACGATCAATAATGCTGATTTCAAGAAGGACCTCAAGTGGTGGTCCAATAATCACGGGGTCAATATGGCCATGAACTGGCCGCAATTCGAG GATTTCCCACCGGTTAACAATAAAGCTAAAGCTAAGCCACCGAGTGCCAGAGTAATACCTGAGAACAATGGTGAGGGTAAAACGGATACGTTAGGATCGAGAAAACAAAgctcagagaaaaataatcatgatgGCAACACCATCAACAGATCTTCCACAATTAC AAACGGAACGAATGCGAAGCAGGAGTCGAACCCCTTTGACGAGGAAGAGTGGGACGAGGACGGAGGCGAGCCCCTGGTGGACACAGGCGAGCCTGGGGTGCCAGTCAGAGCTCTGTACGATTATGAAGGCGCAGAAGCTGATGAATTGACTTTCAAacagg GTGAAgttttcgaaaaattggagGACGAAGACGAGCAGGGCTGGTGCAAAGGGAGAAAAGATGGAAGAGTAGGGCTTTACCCAGCAAACTACGTCGACGTTGTATCCCAGTAA
- the LOC135170537 gene encoding protein kinase C and casein kinase substrate in neurons protein 1 isoform X2, with product MSHHSDDNMLIATSDSFWEPGNYKRTTKRIEDGHKLCDSLIALVQERAEIEKNYAKALKGWSKSWNEKIEKGPEYGTTEAAWKGSLVESDRLCDLHLRVKENLCDDIIQQVKTWQKDTYHKSMMTLKERKEMEDAFKKAQKPWAKLLQKVEKTKAEYHNSCKTERTAANMERNASADSSLSPDQRAQLVKKMQDRVQKTKEEVQKAKEKYEASLQEINQYNPKYMEEMTQVFEKCQEMEAQRLQFFKEVLFGIHKCLNISQDPVLPQIYEEFYHTINNADFKKDLKWWSNNHGVNMAMNWPQFEDYTEEFREITKGSKSKEALPAGSITLINQRPVGEDLHDFPPVNNKAKAKPPSARVIPENNGEGKTDTLGSRKQSSEKNNHDGNTINRSSTITNGTNAKQESNPFDEEEWDEDGGEPLVDTGEPGVPVRALYDYEGAEADELTFKQGEVFEKLEDEDEQGWCKGRKDGRVGLYPANYVDVVSQ from the exons ATGTCACACCACAGCGACGATAATATGCTAATAGCAACCTCGGACTCCTTCTGGGAGCCAGGTAACTACAAACGCACGACCAAGAGAATCGAGGACGGTCACAAACTCTGCGACAGTCTCATTGCTCTTGTTCAGGAAAGGGCGGAGATCGAGAAGAATTACGCGAAGGCATTGAAGGGCTGGTCGAAGtcgtggaatgaaaaaattgagaagggCCCGGAGTACGGTACCACTGAGGCCGCATGGAAGGGCTCCCTCGTTGAGTCCGACAGACTGTGCGATCTCCACCTCAGAGTCAAAGAGAATCTCTGCGATGATATTATACAACAAGTCAAAACATGGCAGAAGGACACCTATCACAAG TCAATGATGACTCTGAAGGAACGAAAGGAAATGGAGGATGCATTTAAAAAAGCGCAGAAACCCTGGGCAAAACTCCTCCAGAAAGTGGAAAAGACAAAGGCTGAGTATCACAACAGTTGTAAAACAGAACGCACCGCTGCCAATATGGAGAGAAACGCCTCAGCGGACAGTTCGCTCTCACCTGATCAG AGAGCACAACTG GTCAAGAAGATGCAGGACCGAGTGCAGAAGACTAAGGAGGAGGTGCAGAAGGCGAAGGAGAAATACGAGGCATCACTCcaagaaataaatcaatacaaTCCAAAGTACATGGAGGAAATGACGCAGGTGTTTGAGAAATGCCAGGAGATGGAGGCACAACGACTGCAATTTTTCAAGGAAGTGCTATTTGGCATCCACAAGTGCCTCAACATATCACAGGATCCAgt tCTTCCACAGATTTATGAGGAATTTTATCACACGATCAATAATGCTGATTTCAAGAAGGACCTCAAGTGGTGGTCCAATAATCACGGGGTCAATATGGCCATGAACTGGCCGCAATTCGAG GATTATACTGAGGAATTCCGTGAAATCACCAAAGGATCTAAATCAAAAGAGGCACTACCAGCTGGCTCCATTACCCTCATCAATCAGCGTCCAGTTGGAGAAGACCTGCat GATTTCCCACCGGTTAACAATAAAGCTAAAGCTAAGCCACCGAGTGCCAGAGTAATACCTGAGAACAATGGTGAGGGTAAAACGGATACGTTAGGATCGAGAAAACAAAgctcagagaaaaataatcatgatgGCAACACCATCAACAGATCTTCCACAATTAC AAACGGAACGAATGCGAAGCAGGAGTCGAACCCCTTTGACGAGGAAGAGTGGGACGAGGACGGAGGCGAGCCCCTGGTGGACACAGGCGAGCCTGGGGTGCCAGTCAGAGCTCTGTACGATTATGAAGGCGCAGAAGCTGATGAATTGACTTTCAAacagg GTGAAgttttcgaaaaattggagGACGAAGACGAGCAGGGCTGGTGCAAAGGGAGAAAAGATGGAAGAGTAGGGCTTTACCCAGCAAACTACGTCGACGTTGTATCCCAGTAA
- the LOC135170537 gene encoding protein kinase C and casein kinase substrate in neurons protein 1 isoform X3: protein MSHHSDDNMLIATSDSFWEPGNYKRTTKRIEDGHKLCDSLIALVQERAEIEKNYAKALKGWSKSWNEKIEKGPEYGTTEAAWKGSLVESDRLCDLHLRVKENLCDDIIQQVKTWQKDTYHKSMMTLKERKEMEDAFKKAQKPWAKLLQKVEKTKAEYHNSCKTERTAANMERNASADSSLSPDQVKKMQDRVQKTKEEVQKAKEKYEASLQEINQYNPKYMEEMTQVFEKCQEMEAQRLQFFKEVLFGIHKCLNISQDPVLPQIYEEFYHTINNADFKKDLKWWSNNHGVNMAMNWPQFEDYTEEFREITKGSKSKEALPAGSITLINQRPVGEDLHDFPPVNNKAKAKPPSARVIPENNGEGKTDTLGSRKQSSEKNNHDGNTINRSSTITNGTNAKQESNPFDEEEWDEDGGEPLVDTGEPGVPVRALYDYEGAEADELTFKQGEVFEKLEDEDEQGWCKGRKDGRVGLYPANYVDVVSQ from the exons ATGTCACACCACAGCGACGATAATATGCTAATAGCAACCTCGGACTCCTTCTGGGAGCCAGGTAACTACAAACGCACGACCAAGAGAATCGAGGACGGTCACAAACTCTGCGACAGTCTCATTGCTCTTGTTCAGGAAAGGGCGGAGATCGAGAAGAATTACGCGAAGGCATTGAAGGGCTGGTCGAAGtcgtggaatgaaaaaattgagaagggCCCGGAGTACGGTACCACTGAGGCCGCATGGAAGGGCTCCCTCGTTGAGTCCGACAGACTGTGCGATCTCCACCTCAGAGTCAAAGAGAATCTCTGCGATGATATTATACAACAAGTCAAAACATGGCAGAAGGACACCTATCACAAG TCAATGATGACTCTGAAGGAACGAAAGGAAATGGAGGATGCATTTAAAAAAGCGCAGAAACCCTGGGCAAAACTCCTCCAGAAAGTGGAAAAGACAAAGGCTGAGTATCACAACAGTTGTAAAACAGAACGCACCGCTGCCAATATGGAGAGAAACGCCTCAGCGGACAGTTCGCTCTCACCTGATCAG GTCAAGAAGATGCAGGACCGAGTGCAGAAGACTAAGGAGGAGGTGCAGAAGGCGAAGGAGAAATACGAGGCATCACTCcaagaaataaatcaatacaaTCCAAAGTACATGGAGGAAATGACGCAGGTGTTTGAGAAATGCCAGGAGATGGAGGCACAACGACTGCAATTTTTCAAGGAAGTGCTATTTGGCATCCACAAGTGCCTCAACATATCACAGGATCCAgt tCTTCCACAGATTTATGAGGAATTTTATCACACGATCAATAATGCTGATTTCAAGAAGGACCTCAAGTGGTGGTCCAATAATCACGGGGTCAATATGGCCATGAACTGGCCGCAATTCGAG GATTATACTGAGGAATTCCGTGAAATCACCAAAGGATCTAAATCAAAAGAGGCACTACCAGCTGGCTCCATTACCCTCATCAATCAGCGTCCAGTTGGAGAAGACCTGCat GATTTCCCACCGGTTAACAATAAAGCTAAAGCTAAGCCACCGAGTGCCAGAGTAATACCTGAGAACAATGGTGAGGGTAAAACGGATACGTTAGGATCGAGAAAACAAAgctcagagaaaaataatcatgatgGCAACACCATCAACAGATCTTCCACAATTAC AAACGGAACGAATGCGAAGCAGGAGTCGAACCCCTTTGACGAGGAAGAGTGGGACGAGGACGGAGGCGAGCCCCTGGTGGACACAGGCGAGCCTGGGGTGCCAGTCAGAGCTCTGTACGATTATGAAGGCGCAGAAGCTGATGAATTGACTTTCAAacagg GTGAAgttttcgaaaaattggagGACGAAGACGAGCAGGGCTGGTGCAAAGGGAGAAAAGATGGAAGAGTAGGGCTTTACCCAGCAAACTACGTCGACGTTGTATCCCAGTAA
- the LOC135170534 gene encoding zinc finger and BTB domain-containing protein 41-like translates to MPKQRKSSSMDRCRICLCDNGVMTDIFNPDLREMIKDLITSTNTNIAESDSFPRNICHVCLYKLDMWCDFKAQFLRSNKILVHQLKMEILGRSVSTNKRKLSDSPLSPDLNHDDAVDSKKIKHDLSPLPEKCDKPSPECANSPDPSENLMEPSLSPPGMLDSASGSQSQRISSPALKARTSIGRRTSEQRLASTQRWEARKKALLAATGENDSDTDSVASDDNQLSPIQKARAKNNAEKEAERQRRFKACSNLNQAGILESNTTNPALQKPQENVQVSLDKSDDFTPRSVQSEIIIGDATYIVTSTLLLTEPFVPQDQQPQEKVSEDLPNYQNTDIMDAVKLRRVNPQPKVSQNNKKLIERCLNIEVEGTELSALQKVQTELAKFIEVEVKQKLLNNTPVEEKVEPKPQDSTNTLEHKLKSIIEKSLKNNIDNSRLKRVPMSKITMGGRVNKTFSPSFIKAAMKSPHFQPKVVLNRFELPKIEEIIEISKTERTEQDCAKSSEISKDNTQILMTPKEKKTLVKSTRTPNILKNSRIDQANPQSKKPIDSQRETEILISSTDKHICGLCGTIFPTQSLVEAHYECHRSTATVTKHKMMRCKRCQEIVEAKFVKIHVCKTKQYKCEICCKSFNTQSSLGRHLEEHKSQKELLSTEKPSVKHAGEESAGFVPPVLSIPSCESPPKVVPLVDQVSCFICDKNFANDEILKDHLQTHCDNASEGEQTSENKVYQCAICGETLESESLLEAHVEKHLCDDEDDNPNLINIEGALQVQPSKQMHMCVQCAQEFDSELNLVMHMQQHEEEAAFAEWGKQGLKSQEDHVCTICEEAFSSEETLANHLDLHNGNCHICELCDRPFWTLGELQEHVVSHCT, encoded by the exons atgCCAAAACAACGTAAATCATCGTCAATGGACAGATGTCGAATTTGTTTGTGTGATAATGGTGTAATGACAGATATCTTCAATCCTGACTTACGGGAAATGATCAAGGATCTCATCACAAGTACCAATACTAAT ATTGCTGAGAGTGATAGTTTTCCAAGAAATATCTGTCATGTTTGCCTTTACAAACTTGACATGTGGTGTGACTTCAAAGCTCAATTTCTACGAAGTAATAAAATACTTGTGCATCAgttgaaaatggaaatattaGGTCGATCG GTATCGACGAACAAGAGGAAGCTCAGTGACTCCCCTTTAAGCCCAGACCTCAACCACGATGATGCAGTTGATTCc aaaaaaattaagcaCGACCTCTCACCACTGCCAGAAAAATGTGACAAACCATCTCCAGAATGTGCAAACTCCCCGGATCCCTCTGAGAATCTCATGGAGCCATCGCTGAGTCCCCCAGGAATGCTGGACAGTGCGTCTGGGAGTCAGTCCCAGCGAATCTCGAGTCCAGCCCTGAAGGCTCGTACGTCAATCGGTCGACGAACGTCAGAACAGCGTTTAGCCTCCACCCAGCGCTGGGAGGCCCGGAAAAAGGCTCTTCTGGCAGCCACCGGTGAAAATGACTCTGATACAGACTCAGTGGCATCGGATGACAATCAGCTGTCTCCAATTCAGAAGGCGAGGGCCAAAAACAACGCAGAAaaggaggcagagagacaacGCCGCTTCAAAGCGTGCAGCAACCTGAACCAGGCCGGCATCCTCGAGAGTAATACAACAAATCCTGCGCTCCAAAAACCCCAGGAAAATGTCCAGGTGAGCCTCGACAAAAGCGACGACTTCACACCTCGATCTGTCCAGTCTGAGATCATAATAGGGGACGCAACGTACATCGTCACGTCGACACTTCTCCTGACGGAGCCCTTCGTCCCTCAGGATCAACAGCCCCAGGAGAAAGTCTCCGAAGACCTTCCCAATTATCAAAACACCGACATTATGGATGCTGTGAAGTTAAGACGCGTCAATCCCCAGCCCAAAGTGTcccagaataataaaaaattgatcgaGAGATGTTTAAACATCGAGGTAGAGGGAACAGAGCTGTCGGCCCTCCAGAAGGTCCAGACGGAGTTGGCGAAGTTCATCGAGGTCGAGGTGAAGCAGAAATTGCTGAATAATACTCCAGTGGAGGAGAAGGTCGAGCCAAAGCCACAAGACAGTACCAACACACTGGAGCACAAGTTAAAGAGCATAATCGAGAAGAgtctgaaaaataatatcgacAATTCGAGGCTGAAGAGAGTGCCAATGAGTAAAATTACAATGGGGGGTAGGGTAAATAAAACTTTCTCACCGTCATTCATCAAAGCTGCCATGAAATCTCCGCACTTTCAGCCGAAGGTGGTGCTGAATCGATTTGAATTACCGAAGATCGAAGAAATTATAGAAATCAGTAAAACAGAGAGGACAGAACAAGACTGTGCGAAGAGCAGTGAAATATCCAAGGATAATACTCAAATTTTGATGActccaaaagaaaaaaagactcTAGTTAAAAGCACACGTACTCCCAATATATTAAAGAATTCTCGAATTGATCAGGCAAATCCCCAGAGTAAAAAGCCCATTGACTCACAAAGAGAGACTGAAATATTGATTTCAAGTACTGATAAACATATATGTGGATTATGTGGCACTATATTCCCAACGCAATCGCTGGTCGAAGCTCACTACGAGTGTCACAGATCGACTGCAACAGTTACGAAGCACAAGATGATGAGGTGCAAGAGGTGTCAGGAAATCGTCGAGGCGAAATTTGTGAAAATTCACGTGTGTAAGACAAAGCAATACAAGTGTGAAATTTGTTGTAAAAGTTTCAATACTCAGAGCAGTCTGGGTAGACACCTGGAGGAGCACAAGAGCCAGAAGGAGCTGTTGAGCACCGAAAAACCGAGCGTGAAGCATGCAGGGGAAGAATCAGCGGGTTTCGTGCCTCCGGTATTATCGATTCCATCGTGTGAATCACCACCGAAGGTCGTCCCCCTCGTCGACCAGGTTTCCTGCTTCATCTGCGACAAGAATTTCGCCAACGACGAAATCCTGAAGGATCATCTGCAGACACATTGCGACAATGCTAGCGAGGGAGAACAGACGTCGGAGAACAAAGTGTACCAGTGTGCAATATGTGGTGAAACCCTAGAGTCTGAGTCTCTCCTGGAGGCGCACGTGGAGAAACATCTCTGCGATGACGAGGACGATAATCCCAATTTGATAAATATCGAGGGAGCTCTTCAGGTCCAGCCCAGCAAGCAGATGCACATGTGTGTCCAGTGCGCCCAAGAATTTGATTCTGAACTGAATCTTGTAATGCACATGCAGCAGCACGAGGAAGAGGCTGCCTTTGCTGAATGGGGGAAGCAGGGTCTCAAGTCCCAGGAGGACCACGTCTGTACCATCTGCGAGGAGGCCTTCAGCAGTGAAGAAACACTTGCCAATCATTTGGATCTTCACAATGGCAACTGTCATATCTGCGAGCTGTGCGACAGGCCCTTCTGGACACTAGGAGAACTTCAAGAACACGTTGTCAGCCACTGCACGTGA